The Clupea harengus chromosome 22, Ch_v2.0.2, whole genome shotgun sequence genomic sequence CAACACGGGGGTCTCATGCTTCTGACCGCCATGACGCTAGACCGCTTCTGCACTGTGGTGCTGAAGGGACGGCACACGGCCCTATCACGCCAGAGGCTTCTGTGCGCTCGCATCGTCTGCACAGCCACGTGGGTCATCAGCATTGCCGCATGCCTCAGAGAGGCCCTCAACTCCAGGACTGTCGAAACTGAAGATGGAGTGTACTTATGTGAATATGGAGAGGTTGGAGAACTGGAAGAGAGTGTTGGGTACTATATGCagattatttttctctttctacttccttttgtcattattgtgtttTGCTACAGCTGTATTCTGAGGACTGTAATGTCCGTCCCAAACATGAGAGGGAGGCAACCGACGGTTGTGCTAATGCTTTGTATCGTCACTGCTTTCTTCACCTGCTGGGGACCATACAATCTTGTGCTGTACCTACTCAGTCTTGATATCTCAGACTGTGAAACTCAAAAATACATATCCCTTGCACATCACATTTGTCAAATCCTTGCTTATTCTCACTGCTGTATCAATCCGGTGCTTTATATGCTCAGACCGAGGTTCAGGACAATACTCTGCCGACTCGTCTGTTGTTCCGTGCCTGCCAGTCAGCCAATCAGCCTCTCTCATATGAGTCACAATGCTGTTGGAATGCATGACGGACCCAACCCAAGTACAATGTGTGTCGAGATGATGCTGATGGAGCAATAGAAGTCAGAAGCAAGACAGACAATACAATGAATCAAATATTAAAACCAATAGTATTTTCTCTGTTTAGGcttcttgtgttttttggtgTGGTTACTTGCAGtgatgtatttgttttgaatgTACGCTCTAATGGAGTTGGAGTCACATCTACAAAATGGGGTGGACCCTTTCTATAGACGTTTTTGAACATTGAGCTTCCAGTCATCGAACTCAGTGTTCTCTTTAACACATCAGTGTCAGTCACAAGGATATTCTCTTAAAATACTGCATATGCATTCTATGGTACGTAAAtgcatttacatatttacatattttatgcctatattttgcctttgtgtgtgaagATTTGGGCACCTCTGGGTGACAAttaaagttatatatatatatatatatatatatatatatatcaataatATGTAAAAACAACAGATGATATATTTTGATATTCAATGAAGTCAGATATATATGGAATAAACTCTAATATATACAACAAAGTCTGATATTTATAGAATGAACTCAGATATTTATGGAATTAtctcgtatatatatatatatatatatatatatatatatatatataaaccttTATATATACAGCAAAGTCAGATATTTATACAACTAACTTTGGTGTATATATATCTGCAATACGGCAAGCAAAGCAGGAATTATGTATTGATTTTGATATATATTAAACAATGTCAGATTTATATGGAATTAACTCtgatatataaacaatgaagtTTCTATATCAATCATTGTATAAATGAGAGTTTATTACATAAATATCTGACATCATTTAAGGTGTAACAGAgtgaaaaaatatttaatttcattctgtgTGAATATACCTGAAGCTCCTATGTATGAATGATAGAAGTGTACATGTTAATTGTTTTCAATGCGTAGTGGATAAGTTTCCTTAGATTCCTGTGAGTTGTATGGGAAACTGCTGCTTAGAATGAAGCTAACCTGTTGAGTCCTTGTCTGCCTAGAGACCAGAAATGTCAGtgggctctgattggctgtaaaAGATCTGTTTAATTCTGGTTGGGCTAGAACTGTGTGAGGATGGGGGATTAGGAGAAAGACCCGTAAAGAGAAATGGTGACCTGAGGTGAGCGACTGAGAGCGTGAGAGGCGACACAAAGTTTTTCGGAAGGACTTCATGCTCATCGTGTGTGCTGTAAGGAGTGTTCAAAAGGCTTGTTGGCTAAACAATCCAGCACTTGACACAGACAGTTAATCGGAGACGGGCCAAGTCAACGGATTCATGGACACACTAATCAGGGAAGACCTATTTGCTTAGAACCTGGTACCAGGCCCTGTATTTTCTTTTGGTTGCTCTACGCAGTGAAGCGGACAGTTTTAGTTTTATTGTAACttattgtaatttattgtaTAACAAATACAACTCATGATTGAGGAGTCTGAATGTTcttagaaagagaagagaaacactCCAGCACTCGAAGTAGTTAAAGCAGCACGTGTGACAAATGCAGATATCATGCCTGTACAGTGTCTATAGTCTCTTGAGGATGCCTTTGGGTCTGCTGAATCAGGTGATTACTTGTGCTTTGCCTTCAGGCTACTGAAGCAGCAAGCCGGTGAGAAGCTGTCAGAGTTCCTGAGGCGTCTTGAGCAGTCTTTGCTGAGAGTAGTTGAACGAGGTGGGCTGCCTCCCACTTGTGATGACAAAGCATGAGCAGAACAGTTATTGAGGGGAGCGGTAGCTTCTGACCTAATGCTAGGTAATCTCCGCATAACAGAAAGGTAAAGCAACCCGCCAACCTTTTTGCAGCTTTTGAAGGAGATCCACATGGAGGAAGAATATGAAGCTTCAAGAACAGAACTGGTGTCATCCGTTAACTGTGTGCATGCTCAGCAAGTCATGAAGTCAGAAATTAAAGAACTGAAATCCCTAGTAGCTGCTGTGGCTGGAGACAAACTAAATTGATTAGGAAAGGGCTCCTGAGGAACCAAGTTAGTAGTCCTGTAGAATCCCGTTCCCAAGGTCAAGACGTAGGTTAACATATGATACACCAGGAAGTTCCAGGGACCATCCCATTACAATAATTCATGGGGGAATAACAATTACAGTTGGAAAGACTTAATTTATGTTATTACACCTTCAACAATCCTCagtattattttctttaaaatggTCTGATAAGGATACAGACATTATATAAGTGGTAGGGTCTAACAGAGTTACCAGTAATGTCAGTgggttctgattggttgtaaaAGATCTGTCCAATTCTTCGTGCTCattgtgtgtgctgtaaggAGTGTTCAAAAGGCTTGTTGGCTAAACAATCTAGAACTTGACACCGACAGTTAACCGGAGACTGGCCAAGTCAACAGATTCATGGACACACTGATCAGGGAAGACCTATTCCCTCTGAACCCAGTACCAGGCCCTGTATTTTCTTTTGGTTGCTCTACGGAGTGAAGCGGCCAGTTTTAGTTTTATTGGGCCACAACATACACTAGCAGCGAACCAGGCCTGCTGCGTGTGGGGTTTGGAGAGGGTTTGCTGGCTAGTGTAAGATTGTGGACATTGTAATATACGGTTACATCCAAACATTGTTAAACTTTTtaagttttatttgtttatttgttttttgaaaataaTAACTACCTGTGGGAAAGAAACCGGTTTGACTGATGTGAATTTATGCGAATTCTTTTCTATATAAATAGTAGTTATACATACTTGGTTAAATTCATAATTCAGGGACccaatatttatttaattgtttaatAGAAGGACCAAATAGCTATTCTCCCTCAACACTTAAGGTAGTAAGGTTTGGGGAGCGCTACACACATATCAGACTTCATGGTATACATTAAGCAACCCGCCAACCTTTTTGCTGCTTTTAAAGGAGATCCACATCGAAGAAGAATGTGAAGCTTGTGACACTCGTTAACTGTGTGCATGCTCAGCAAGACATGAAGTCAGTAATTAAAGAACTGAAATCCTGAAGTAGCTGCTGTGGCTGGAAACAATTGTATATATATCAGAGTTCATTGTATAAATATCATATACAATTATTCAATATATAtctgttagatttaggtgatTTTCATATTTCAGGCTACAATGTAACATAAAAGACTACATCTCAAATAACCCCCATTCTTAGTTTGCATATAACCATGCCAGAGCCATCAAGCctggctcctggccttttgtctatgttgagggCAATCAGAcgtggttcctggcttttgtgtgtcttggagctaaGGCCATTAGTCTCTGGTTGTAGACCTTTGTCTActctacagccacgacaagatggctgaagccAAAGATATTAGCAcctatatggccatacctggtATGACCATATATGGCCCTTGGTCAAGCTAAACCTACCCTTTGACCTATGacacacccactccctcccctcacATTATGTTGCcatatataatattattttaatgcaATGTGTTATGTGTATTTGCTAGATGCCCTGCCATTTATTATAATGATGCTAATCATAATTAGTTttctttgttattattattatattagttTTCTTGTTGTAATActattttttatatacattatattgtatacattatattgtattgtgcattatactttttaaaatgattaattcattataattttaaatattacattttttctcttctttttgttttgttagttaTTTGTTATTATGGAGTCCAATGGGACACTGACAACTGCAGATCCTTACGGCATTTACTCAGACTATGATGAGCCTGTGCTGCTTGAAGAGAATGTGCTGGGGATCTTCTTCTCGATTTTCCCCACTGTCTGCTACAGCCTGATCTTCTTTGTTAGCTTGGCAGGGAACAGTTTCCTCCTCTGGGCTCTGCTGAAGCAGGAGGACCTGAGGCAGACGTccagcctgctgctgctgcacctcACCATGTCTGACCTGATCTTCACTGTGACACTTCCCTTCTGGGCAGTGTAtgtcagcgacggctgggtgATGGGTGAGGTGGCATGCAAGCTCCTGAATGGCATGCTGTTCTTGGGCTTCTACAGCTACATGATGTTCCTCATGGCCATGACTCTGCACCGCTACAGAGCAGTTGTGCACGCCGTCACGGCATCCACCTTCAAGCCCAACGTTCACCTTCTCAGTGCCGGGCTGTGGGTGTTCTGTTTGACCTTCAGCATACCCGAGATGGTGTTCTCAGAGACGGAGGAATTCAATGATGCTGTGTATTGCATCCAGTCCTACGGGTCACACATGCCAGAGTATCTGGTGTATTACGTGCAGATAAGCATTTTCTTCTTGTTGCCGTTCTCAGTCATCACATTCTGCTACACGAGGATGTGGTTCCGCATCCGGCAGTGCAGGATGGGGAAGAAGAACCAGGCAGTGAGGCTGATCTTCCTGATTGTGGTGGGCTTTTTCATCTGCTGGGCGCCATACAACATTTTCCTTTTCATACACGCGCTGGGCCTCCAGGGCCTGATTCCTGCTGAGAAATTAGAGCAGTCGGTCGCCTTCAAGTTCACCTACACCATCTCCCACACCTTGGCTTACTTCCACTGTTGCTTCAGCCCCATCATCCACATCTTAGGCGCGGGGAAGTTCAGAGGACACCTGAACCTGTCCAGAGGGTTCAGACGCTTCTCGGTTAGCCAGAGGACCCAGACCTTCAGCACTCACACTTCTGAggctctctctgcactctcaaTGTCTGGCCAAACCAACATCTAAGGGTTTCAAATGAAAActaattttaaataaaatgttatgtcagtagctttgacaaaaaaagcatctgccaaaatTCTCAAATTTATACTTAAATTCGAATGGTGGGACATGTCTGGTGATAGCAGCATCAACATCACTGGTTTGATTGCAAGGGAGCCTACATAGGCTACtgattaaaatgtatttctataCTGTAACTCGTTCTGGATAACAACATCTGTTAAATGAATCAATGCAAGAAGTGGGTTGGCCTGTATTTATCCATTATCCAGTGTTATTGCTCCATTGCTGTAATATCTATGTACACGAGTTTGATAGAGATTTGAAGAAAGAGAAGATAGAGCGTGTTCCGGTAATGTGACCTAATCCCATTTCATGAATGTGTGTAGAGATTTGATCGATTTCTCATGCATTCTGCATGTTTATAATCAGGTTAGAGGATTGGTGTATATTGGGGGATTCTGAAGCTGAACAAAAACGAGGCACCTTTGCCAGTGTTTTAGCAGACATGCAGTAATGTTATGACAGCCTCCCACCACTCTGGGAGCCCACTATCAGCCTttaatgcaaataaataaagcttTTATTTAATTCACATGTTAGCATCAACTCCAGCTAAGTGACTGGAGGTTAATCAATGTGTCGCTATCATTCCCTGCCTGATAGAAAAGCCGTTTTCAAGTAGTTTATTTATAAAAGCTATATAGTTTAGATATTGTGTATTGATGTCTGACTAGCAGGTTAACAATAAAACATTTAGCAAtgtctgttcctctgtgtcATTGAAATGTCTTAAGGTATAAAGAGTAAAAGTAACAAATATTTAGGTGATGAAAATGCTTGTGAATTGAAAAACAGAGGGGTTGAAATGAAGGTAAAATGAAAAATAGAGTGATAAATTATCAAGTGATTTGGTTAATTTAGAGTCAATTTGTTTAAATATTAGATATAATGAAAACAGAGTCATGTTTCATCATTTTCATCCATGGTTCATCATTCACAACCCCAAAATGCCATTTATCATTTAAGTAATGTGATCCCAAGGGTGgaagttacaaacatgaaattaCAAAAATAGCGGTGATGAAAATGCATACATTGAAAAATAAAGGATGATGACTGCCAATTTAATACACTACTGTCTACCATTCATCATTCACAATACCCAACTAACATTCATAATTTACAGCAAGCAATTCTGATTGCTTCTGACCCTCAGAGGATGTGTCGTCATTTTGTAGTCCATCATGGACTTCTGTGTCAAATCAAAATTATTTCCTCTATGTGAGAATAACACGGGGATTTTTGATAATCGGTCCTACTCTGTCCGAAACAAAGCATGCTGACATGCTCCTGTTTTGCCCTGCATACTTTTGTCGTCTTTAAAGGGATCATGTGATCTTCGATGCTGTTAAGAGACAAACTAACATTTTTGCTACATGGGAACAAATCGAAGCTACTAAGTGTGCACTTGGGATGGCTGGGTTGTAGAGATTTGGGTAAAGTTGGAAAGATATTAACAGTTTTGAAGTTCCCGGGACAATAAGTCATGAACGAAATGttgttaaaacacaaacaatgtcTTTTTCCAACCGTAATAAAGTTGAAACCAAGCTACAACCTAATTGTTATCAAAACAAGCTGTCCTCCAAGCTGGACATATAGCATAGGTCTCTATGTGCAGCCGTCTGTGATGCAAGTGCTGAGGGATCGTCTACAAAGTGCCTTCTAGCGGGGTCTCCCATGCACAATGAAACCCTTGCAGGTGTTCCACAACGTGGTGGCACAACCTGAAAGGGCACATCACTCCGCTGCTAATTGACCTCCTCTGGCTATCCATGTCTATCTAATGCTTGCCTTCAGAGTGACTTCTGGGTCTCGGCACCCATCTACTTGAACTCAGTCATACAAGCCTATGCTTCTTCTTGGCCACTGGCGTTGCAATCCCTACACACAAGGCAATctcagtccagactattctctcTTGTGGTTCCTTTTGTAATATGTCTAACACCCTAACATGCCTAACTTCTTTACGTCATGTCCTTGCACTTTGAAATATTGAGCAGATCTAGTATTTATTGCTTACTCAAATGTCTCCTAATTTACTGGAGCTTCGGATGTGTCTGCCATAGAGTAAATGTAAAAGCGATGAAAACATGAGACTTATATCTACAGTACAGCTTAATGACATACCTCATATGAGGAGAGTTATCCTACTTAAAACAAAGACCCTTCTGCAAAATAGTAGACCAGATAATATTTGCTTTCTGCTAAACATAATGACCCTGCATGGCTTGATAACAGGAGAAAGACTAATGCAAACCAAGAACAAGTGGGTATGGGTTATATGGCATGGCTGGTCTTCCTTTCTTGTTGCAAATCCAGGATGCAAAACATTCATAGAagtgaaagagacacagagacagtccTGACTCTGATCACCAAAACCAGACACGGACCTAAATGTAGACCATTAAGATCAGAAACAGGACCTAGACCCACACTGCCAAGAACCGAATCAGGACTTAGACACTGAATATCAGCATCAGATGTGGAGACTAAACCTAGACCATGACCAGAATCAGGATGGGCTTGTCCATGACTCCCTCCAGATCTGTGTATTACTTCCATGatgcctttgtttgtgtttcagcaTGAGTCATCTTTAGCCTTCATTTCCTGTTTTCAGATTCTGAATGATTCTGATGCATGCCTGAGCAATACCACAGACAGTGATAGCACGCTTTCCTTTATCTTTTAAGGAACTCTAaatgtaacaaataaataaatgaatgaaggaGCTTGTATTGTCCTCAATGTATAGCATGTAAGATCTTATTTAGGGTCCAAGTCGCAATGGTGCTCATCCACGCCTGTCGCCACAAGCTTGCCAAATCAAACTCAAGGAGAGAATTGTAATCAAGACAGTGAAACTAAAGAGTTGGGTGTAACTTCAGTTTACCTCGGACTCCAGAGTGGTGTATAAGTATCtttttattcaatatgcatatctGGCTCACTCG encodes the following:
- the xcr1b.2 gene encoding chemokine XC receptor 1 — encoded protein: MLDSLTETNNQSLLNENPIELCPINDHGQIRATCFLLIFALSMVGNCLLVYALVCLEDLRRVSNIFFLCLASFDILVTLTLPFWAVDHLHHWVFGIAGCQLLIGAFFVGQHGGLMLLTAMTLDRFCTVVLKGRHTALSRQRLLCARIVCTATWVISIAACLREALNSRTVETEDGVYLCEYGEVGELEESVGYYMQIIFLFLLPFVIIVFCYSCILRTVMSVPNMRGRQPTVVLMLCIVTAFFTCWGPYNLVLYLLSLDISDCETQKYISLAHHICQILAYSHCCINPVLYMLRPRFRTILCRLVCCSVPASQPISLSHMSHNAVGMHDGPNPSTMCVEMMLMEQ
- the LOC105906953 gene encoding chemokine XC receptor 1-like, whose protein sequence is MESNGTLTTADPYGIYSDYDEPVLLEENVLGIFFSIFPTVCYSLIFFVSLAGNSFLLWALLKQEDLRQTSSLLLLHLTMSDLIFTVTLPFWAVYVSDGWVMGEVACKLLNGMLFLGFYSYMMFLMAMTLHRYRAVVHAVTASTFKPNVHLLSAGLWVFCLTFSIPEMVFSETEEFNDAVYCIQSYGSHMPEYLVYYVQISIFFLLPFSVITFCYTRMWFRIRQCRMGKKNQAVRLIFLIVVGFFICWAPYNIFLFIHALGLQGLIPAEKLEQSVAFKFTYTISHTLAYFHCCFSPIIHILGAGKFRGHLNLSRGFRRFSVSQRTQTFSTHTSEALSALSMSGQTNI